The proteins below come from a single Microbulbifer sp. Q7 genomic window:
- the kbl gene encoding glycine C-acetyltransferase — protein sequence MSKPEQFFQHLRDELKQIEADGLYKRERIITSQQSAEIQVNNDSQVLNFCANNYLGLANHPDLIQAAKDGLDQYGFGMASVRFICGTQDIHKALESRLSEFLQTEDTILYTSCFDANGGLFETLLGPDDAIISDALNHASIIDGVRLCKAKRFRYANNDLADLEAQLQAADAAGAKTKLIATDGVFSMDGVIADLKGICDLADKYNALVMVDDSHAVGFLGQHGRGTHEYCDVVERVDIITGTLGKALGGASGGFTSGRKEIIDLLRQRSRPYLFSNSVAPAIVTASLKVLDMLVEGGELREQLQENSQYFRERMTEAGFTLAGADHAIIPVMIGDAALAQKMADKMLEKGIYVVGFFYPVVPKGQARIRTQMSAAHTREQLDRCINAFIEVGKELEII from the coding sequence ATGTCCAAGCCCGAGCAATTTTTCCAGCACTTGCGCGATGAACTGAAGCAGATCGAAGCCGACGGTCTCTACAAGCGCGAGCGCATCATTACCTCGCAGCAGAGTGCCGAGATCCAGGTCAATAACGATAGCCAGGTGCTCAACTTCTGCGCCAACAACTACCTCGGGCTCGCCAACCACCCCGACCTGATCCAGGCCGCCAAAGATGGCCTCGACCAGTACGGCTTCGGCATGGCCTCCGTGCGCTTTATTTGCGGCACCCAGGACATTCACAAAGCGCTGGAGTCTCGCCTGTCTGAATTTTTACAGACCGAAGACACCATCCTTTACACCTCCTGTTTCGACGCCAACGGCGGCCTGTTCGAAACACTGCTCGGCCCGGACGATGCCATCATCTCCGATGCCCTCAACCACGCCTCCATTATCGACGGCGTGCGCCTGTGTAAAGCCAAGCGCTTCCGCTACGCCAACAACGACCTGGCCGATCTCGAAGCGCAGTTGCAGGCCGCCGACGCCGCCGGTGCAAAAACGAAACTGATCGCCACCGATGGCGTCTTCTCCATGGATGGCGTCATCGCCGATCTCAAGGGTATTTGCGACCTCGCGGATAAATACAACGCCCTAGTCATGGTGGACGACTCCCACGCCGTCGGCTTCCTCGGCCAGCACGGCCGCGGCACCCACGAATACTGCGATGTGGTCGAGCGCGTCGACATCATCACCGGCACCCTCGGCAAAGCCCTGGGCGGCGCCTCCGGTGGCTTCACCTCCGGCCGCAAGGAAATTATCGACCTGCTGCGCCAGCGCTCCCGCCCGTACCTGTTTTCCAACTCCGTAGCGCCGGCCATTGTCACCGCCTCCCTGAAGGTGCTGGACATGCTGGTCGAAGGCGGCGAGTTGCGGGAACAACTACAGGAAAACTCCCAGTATTTCCGCGAGCGCATGACCGAAGCAGGCTTCACCCTCGCCGGTGCCGACCACGCCATCATTCCGGTGATGATCGGCGACGCGGCGCTGGCTCAGAAAATGGCGGACAAGATGCTGGAAAAAGGCATCTACGTGGTCGGCTTCTTCTACCCGGTGGTGCCCAAAGGCCAGGCCCGTATTCGCACCCAGATGTCTGCGGCGCATACCCGCGAGCAGCTGGATCGCTGCATCAATGCCTTTATCGAAGTCGGCAAAGAACTCGAGATTATCTAA
- a CDS encoding aldehyde dehydrogenase family protein gives MDLSKLKTKQLYINGQWCDSKGGSLHPVINPATEEPLCEVIQGTLDDVDDAVAAAKTAFKEWRHSRAAKRQALMHAIADGMEARKQDLIAAVSQALGCPPHITEWLHIDGPIYAMRYYADRAAVMEETEKAGHSVVLKEPVGVCGFITPWNYPLHQFVGKVAPALAAGCTMIQKPSEITPLQDYVMTEIIDAAGLPAGVFNLVPGAGPIVGAALSSHVDIDMVSFTGSTRAGIEVAKSAAPTVKRVTQELGGKSPFIITPDADLEAAVRWGCEDVFVNTGQTCTALTRMLVPVERYEEAVKIAQRVAEEVAMGTGSDASMGPLSSARQRDIVRSYIDKGVAEGARLVAGGSETPEGFPQGFYVKPTVFADVTNDMAIAREEIFGPVTCLIPYKDMDEAIAIANDTEYGLSSGVWAKDAEAAMPVVRRIEAGLCFVNGGEFNYDAPFGGVKRSGNGREFGAAGLDEFIELKSVQLPA, from the coding sequence ATGGACTTATCGAAACTCAAGACGAAACAGCTCTACATCAATGGCCAGTGGTGTGATTCCAAAGGGGGCAGCCTGCATCCGGTAATCAACCCGGCCACCGAAGAGCCCCTGTGTGAGGTTATCCAGGGCACACTTGACGACGTAGACGACGCGGTGGCCGCGGCCAAGACCGCGTTCAAGGAATGGCGCCACAGCCGCGCCGCCAAACGTCAGGCGCTGATGCACGCCATTGCCGATGGTATGGAGGCGCGCAAGCAGGACCTGATCGCGGCGGTATCCCAGGCTCTGGGCTGCCCGCCACACATCACCGAATGGCTCCACATCGACGGTCCCATCTACGCCATGCGCTACTACGCTGACCGCGCCGCAGTGATGGAAGAAACCGAAAAAGCCGGGCATTCCGTGGTACTGAAAGAACCGGTCGGTGTTTGCGGGTTTATCACCCCCTGGAACTACCCGCTGCACCAGTTCGTCGGCAAGGTGGCCCCGGCGCTGGCCGCCGGCTGCACCATGATCCAGAAGCCGTCGGAAATCACCCCGCTGCAGGATTACGTGATGACGGAAATCATCGACGCGGCCGGCCTTCCGGCGGGCGTGTTCAACCTGGTTCCCGGTGCCGGGCCGATTGTGGGTGCCGCACTTTCCAGCCATGTGGATATCGATATGGTCTCCTTCACCGGCTCCACCCGCGCCGGTATCGAGGTGGCCAAATCCGCAGCGCCTACCGTCAAGCGCGTTACCCAGGAACTGGGTGGCAAGTCGCCATTCATCATCACGCCGGACGCCGACCTTGAGGCCGCGGTACGTTGGGGCTGTGAGGATGTGTTCGTCAACACCGGGCAAACCTGCACCGCACTGACCCGTATGCTGGTGCCCGTCGAACGCTACGAGGAAGCGGTGAAAATCGCTCAGCGCGTGGCCGAAGAGGTCGCCATGGGCACCGGCAGCGATGCCTCCATGGGCCCCCTGTCGTCCGCCCGCCAGCGCGACATCGTGCGCAGCTACATCGACAAGGGTGTTGCCGAAGGCGCCCGTCTGGTCGCCGGTGGCAGCGAAACACCGGAAGGTTTCCCGCAAGGTTTCTACGTGAAACCCACGGTATTTGCCGATGTCACCAATGACATGGCCATCGCCCGCGAGGAAATCTTTGGCCCGGTGACCTGTCTGATCCCCTACAAGGACATGGACGAAGCCATCGCCATCGCCAACGACACCGAGTACGGCCTGTCCAGCGGCGTCTGGGCCAAGGATGCCGAGGCTGCCATGCCTGTGGTGCGCCGCATCGAAGCCGGGCTATGCTTCGTCAACGGCGGCGAGTTCAATTACGACGCGCCGTTCGGTGGCGTCAAGCGTTCTGGCAATGGCCGCGAATTTGGTGCGGCCGGCCTCGACGAGTTTATTGAACTGAAATCCGTGCAACTTCCCGCATAA
- a CDS encoding TonB-dependent receptor yields MGSQSDAFNVTLPRANTATNKRSSLVLASACSFAAMSLACGVGSAQAAAGEGSISTLMEEVQVTARKRADAEKLQEVPVAATAYSGDQLEALQTRDLQSLSFKMPNVQLEDIGTVKNTANFTVRGLGVNSSIPSIDPTVGVFVDGMYMGVNAGVVTDMFDLEGIEVLRGPQGLLFGRNVTGGAVVIKTARPTEEFSSKFKLSTTDNLDTVAAATVNGAISERVNGRLTAYYNNDQGWFENVYTGNDEAGGSDTWFIRPSFSVALSESSELLVRMEHGRMDAAGAVAQNRGELAPNFPLYALFGVDVSDWDNSDDSFQVAQNEEGFQEDEWSQVITEYNQDVAFGDGTITNILAWREYAATGLADIDSLPITAFHAATSIDQSQISNELRYAGRFGATAVTTGLYWFSQDLSYYENRLLPLNGLDITGGGEQEHTAMGVFAQADIDLNESWVLTLGGRYSVEDKDAQVATINPVVVGNTQCDQSGCAFYDFNDSESWSAFTPKVGLQWNLSDDAQLYSYWTKGFRSGGYNMRNTGLLYQPGPTDQEEQTTFEIGGKAEWFDGRVRTNMALFHNTIDDMQREENLADPVFSVVQYIRNTADATIQGAELEAMVVASDNLLFTANVGYVDGAYDSVRGDISGDGLVDATDLGLDIPRLAPWTYGVGVVHDLQLGNLGVLTSRVNFNHRDAAPYTDNNLGMLSEADMLDLSFGFVPDSGNYRLALFGKNMLDEVTEGNNTQLPPTLGGAGASFTPLNKGRVVGVELTYDL; encoded by the coding sequence ATGGGAAGTCAATCTGACGCGTTTAACGTAACGCTCCCTCGTGCAAATACAGCGACTAACAAGCGCAGCAGCCTGGTGCTGGCCTCGGCCTGTTCCTTTGCGGCCATGTCATTGGCCTGCGGTGTGGGCAGCGCACAGGCAGCGGCTGGAGAAGGCTCTATCAGTACACTGATGGAGGAAGTTCAGGTAACCGCTCGGAAACGCGCGGACGCTGAAAAACTGCAGGAGGTGCCGGTAGCGGCCACTGCTTATTCCGGCGATCAGCTGGAAGCCTTGCAGACACGCGATCTGCAGAGCCTGTCTTTCAAAATGCCGAACGTCCAGCTGGAAGATATCGGCACCGTAAAAAATACCGCAAACTTTACCGTGCGCGGGTTGGGCGTCAACAGCTCGATTCCTTCCATTGACCCCACCGTCGGTGTATTCGTTGACGGTATGTATATGGGGGTGAACGCCGGTGTGGTCACCGATATGTTCGACCTCGAGGGCATTGAAGTTCTGCGCGGTCCCCAGGGGCTCCTGTTTGGACGCAATGTGACCGGTGGTGCGGTGGTGATCAAGACGGCGCGCCCCACGGAAGAATTCTCCAGCAAGTTCAAGCTATCCACGACAGACAACCTCGATACGGTTGCCGCTGCAACGGTAAACGGTGCTATTTCCGAGCGCGTCAACGGCCGCCTTACCGCCTACTACAACAATGACCAGGGCTGGTTTGAAAATGTTTACACCGGCAACGATGAGGCCGGTGGTTCCGATACCTGGTTTATTCGCCCGAGTTTCAGCGTTGCGTTAAGCGAGTCCTCCGAGCTGCTGGTGCGTATGGAGCACGGCCGTATGGATGCCGCAGGAGCGGTGGCGCAGAACCGCGGAGAGCTCGCGCCGAACTTCCCTTTATATGCGCTCTTTGGTGTGGATGTGTCTGACTGGGATAACAGCGACGACTCTTTCCAGGTGGCACAGAACGAAGAGGGCTTCCAGGAAGACGAATGGTCCCAGGTCATTACCGAGTACAACCAGGATGTCGCCTTCGGTGATGGCACCATCACCAACATTCTGGCCTGGCGCGAGTACGCCGCTACAGGTCTGGCCGATATCGACTCTTTGCCGATCACCGCCTTCCACGCGGCCACCAGCATTGACCAGAGCCAGATCAGTAACGAGCTGCGTTACGCCGGACGCTTTGGTGCCACCGCCGTGACCACCGGGCTCTACTGGTTCAGCCAGGATCTGTCCTATTATGAAAACCGCCTGTTGCCGCTGAATGGTCTGGATATTACCGGTGGTGGTGAGCAGGAACACACCGCTATGGGCGTGTTCGCGCAGGCGGACATCGACCTGAACGAGTCCTGGGTGCTGACTCTGGGTGGTCGCTACTCGGTGGAAGACAAGGATGCGCAGGTCGCTACCATCAACCCGGTGGTGGTCGGCAATACCCAGTGTGACCAGAGTGGTTGCGCCTTCTATGACTTCAATGACAGTGAATCCTGGAGCGCCTTCACTCCGAAAGTGGGCCTGCAGTGGAACCTGAGCGATGATGCGCAGCTGTACAGCTACTGGACTAAGGGCTTCCGCAGCGGTGGTTACAATATGCGTAATACCGGCCTGCTGTACCAGCCGGGCCCAACCGATCAGGAAGAGCAGACGACCTTTGAGATCGGCGGTAAGGCCGAGTGGTTCGATGGCCGGGTACGCACCAATATGGCCCTGTTCCATAACACCATCGACGATATGCAGCGCGAAGAGAACCTGGCGGACCCGGTTTTCTCGGTAGTGCAGTACATTCGCAACACCGCAGACGCCACCATTCAGGGCGCGGAGCTTGAGGCGATGGTCGTTGCCAGTGATAACCTGCTGTTTACCGCGAATGTCGGTTACGTGGATGGCGCCTACGACAGCGTGCGTGGGGACATCAGCGGCGACGGGCTGGTTGATGCGACAGACCTCGGTCTGGATATCCCCCGCCTGGCGCCCTGGACCTACGGCGTTGGTGTGGTGCATGACCTGCAGCTGGGTAACCTCGGGGTGCTGACCTCGCGCGTTAACTTCAATCACCGGGACGCCGCGCCGTATACCGACAACAATCTCGGTATGCTGTCTGAGGCCGATATGCTGGACCTGAGCTTTGGCTTTGTACCGGATTCCGGCAACTATCGTCTGGCGCTGTTTGGCAAAAACATGCTGGATGAAGTGACGGAAGGCAACAATACCCAGTTGCCCCCTACCTTGGGTGGTGCGGGTGCGAGCTTTACACCGCTGAATAAAGGCCGCGTTGTGGGCGTGGAATTGACCTACGATCTGTAA
- a CDS encoding NAD(P)H-quinone oxidoreductase has protein sequence MRYVDLWEHGGPETLFIAEGEIPVPGDGEVLIRIAAAGVNRPDIVQRAGFYPPPAGASPVLGLEVAGEVVAVGPGVQRWNVGDRVCALTNGGGYAEYALAPEGQCLPVPSGLTDTEAAALPETFFTVWSNLVQRAELRAGEVLLVHGGSSGIGTSAIQIAANLGARVFATAGSAEKCAACERLGAERAINYREQDFVEEIQAATEGRGADVILDMVGGDYVNRNIQCAARDGRIINIAFLAGAKVEVNMLPVMLKRLTLTGSTLRPQSLAMKAAIARELESQIWPLIEGGKIRPQLAATFALQDVADAHRLMESGRHIGKIVLTP, from the coding sequence ATGCGATATGTGGATTTGTGGGAACACGGCGGGCCTGAAACACTGTTCATCGCTGAGGGCGAAATACCGGTGCCCGGAGATGGCGAGGTGTTGATCCGGATCGCCGCCGCCGGCGTCAATCGCCCGGACATCGTACAGCGTGCGGGTTTCTATCCGCCGCCGGCTGGCGCTTCACCGGTGCTCGGGCTGGAAGTGGCCGGTGAAGTGGTTGCGGTTGGGCCGGGTGTACAGCGCTGGAACGTCGGAGATCGTGTCTGTGCACTGACCAATGGCGGTGGCTATGCAGAATATGCACTGGCCCCCGAGGGGCAATGCTTGCCAGTGCCCTCCGGACTGACGGATACCGAGGCGGCGGCGCTGCCGGAAACCTTTTTCACCGTGTGGAGCAATCTGGTACAGCGTGCCGAACTGCGTGCGGGCGAGGTTCTGCTGGTACATGGGGGCTCATCCGGCATTGGCACCAGTGCGATACAAATCGCTGCGAATCTGGGAGCGCGGGTTTTTGCTACCGCGGGCAGTGCTGAGAAGTGCGCGGCCTGTGAGCGTTTGGGGGCTGAGCGGGCGATCAATTACCGCGAGCAGGATTTTGTAGAGGAAATCCAAGCAGCCACCGAGGGCAGGGGAGCGGACGTCATTCTGGATATGGTGGGCGGCGACTACGTGAATCGGAATATCCAGTGCGCCGCCCGCGATGGTCGCATCATTAACATTGCCTTCCTCGCAGGCGCAAAGGTGGAGGTCAATATGCTACCGGTGATGCTGAAGCGCCTGACACTGACCGGTTCGACCCTGCGCCCCCAATCTTTGGCGATGAAAGCGGCAATTGCCCGGGAACTGGAGTCGCAGATTTGGCCACTGATCGAGGGGGGCAAAATTCGTCCGCAGTTGGCTGCCACTTTTGCGCTGCAAGACGTGGCGGACGCGCATCGACTGATGGAGTCGGGCCGGCATATCGGCAAGATTGTATTGACGCCATGA
- the pdxH gene encoding pyridoxamine 5'-phosphate oxidase, with protein sequence MEIDQWRREYVQGGLQRSDLAESPVVQFEAWLGEVVKAELSDPSAMCLSTADASGQPSQRIVLLKGFDERGFVFYTNLKSQKAWDIAANPKVSLLFPWHFLDRQVIVRGVAELLSDAEADEYFSSRPRDSQIAAWASHQSDAIVSRQVLEESFESFRQKFDGQDVPRPDFWGGYRVEPHAVEFWQGRASRLHDRFVYRAMEGGGWQIERLSP encoded by the coding sequence ATGGAAATTGATCAGTGGCGAAGAGAGTATGTGCAGGGCGGGCTCCAGCGCAGTGACCTGGCGGAAAGCCCGGTGGTCCAGTTTGAGGCGTGGCTAGGCGAAGTGGTGAAGGCGGAACTTTCTGACCCGAGTGCCATGTGCCTGAGTACCGCCGATGCCAGTGGTCAGCCCTCTCAGCGGATTGTGCTGTTAAAGGGCTTCGACGAGCGCGGCTTTGTTTTTTATACCAACCTGAAAAGCCAGAAAGCCTGGGACATTGCCGCCAACCCCAAGGTATCGCTTTTGTTCCCCTGGCATTTCCTCGATCGTCAGGTGATTGTGCGCGGCGTTGCCGAGTTGTTGAGTGACGCCGAAGCGGATGAATACTTCAGCAGCCGCCCGCGAGACAGCCAGATCGCGGCCTGGGCATCCCACCAGAGTGATGCGATTGTCTCCCGGCAGGTGCTCGAGGAGAGCTTCGAATCTTTCCGACAGAAGTTTGACGGCCAGGATGTTCCCCGCCCGGATTTCTGGGGTGGCTACCGGGTGGAGCCGCACGCGGTGGAGTTCTGGCAGGGGCGTGCTTCCCGGCTGCATGATCGCTTCGTCTATCGTGCAATGGAAGGCGGGGGCTGGCAAATCGAACGCTTGAGCCCCTGA
- a CDS encoding 5-guanidino-2-oxopentanoate decarboxylase: MQATDNHTKSPQTPRETQSPSCAQVLMHLLRQYGVDTVFGIPGVHTIELYRGLPGSGLTHITPRHEQGAAFMADGFARATGKPGVCFLITGPGVTNAATAMAQAYSDSIPMLVISAVNRREDQGMGRGRLHELPRQQDVSRGFCIWQHTLTSAEQLPETLARAFQLMRGGRPGPVHIEIPIDLFPAPMPGQLDAYQAAPAPSLPGAGIEAVATATKWLTEAKSPVILLGGGAQHCAKPATELAEKLAAPVFESLAAKGIVDEQHPLCGGANLSFDCVRERVESADVVLAIATELSETDRNLMRDNYRFSGKLIRVDIDPAQLVCNAQPDLAICADAGATLQALAAGLPDAGESRRQTAAAEVESLRHACRSEWWPGSEGRFPWVLALRDALPKDGILVTDSTQLAYNTNHALPLHQPRSHITCTTGYGTLGFALPAAIGAALASPRPVIGLIGDGGIMFTLGELAAAVEQKLALPILVWNNSGYGEIRDFMDEASVEQEGVNLHAPDFVALAKSFGAEGCRIDRPEQLCAAVAEAFERKGPTLIEITAP; this comes from the coding sequence ATGCAAGCGACTGACAATCACACAAAATCTCCACAGACCCCACGGGAAACCCAAAGCCCGTCTTGTGCCCAGGTGCTGATGCACCTGCTCCGTCAATACGGCGTTGATACGGTATTCGGTATCCCCGGCGTCCACACCATTGAACTGTACCGGGGACTACCGGGCAGCGGCTTGACCCATATCACTCCGCGCCACGAACAGGGCGCGGCGTTTATGGCAGACGGCTTCGCGCGTGCCACGGGCAAACCGGGCGTGTGTTTTCTGATCACCGGCCCCGGGGTAACCAACGCCGCTACTGCCATGGCCCAGGCTTACTCCGATTCCATCCCCATGCTGGTCATCAGCGCGGTGAATCGCCGCGAGGACCAGGGTATGGGACGCGGCCGGCTACACGAACTGCCGCGCCAGCAAGATGTCAGCCGCGGTTTCTGCATCTGGCAACATACCCTGACCAGCGCCGAACAATTGCCCGAAACCCTCGCCCGCGCATTTCAGCTGATGCGCGGCGGCCGGCCGGGGCCGGTACACATCGAAATTCCCATTGACCTGTTCCCCGCACCCATGCCGGGGCAGCTCGATGCATACCAGGCCGCACCCGCTCCCAGCCTTCCGGGCGCCGGAATTGAGGCGGTAGCCACGGCGACCAAGTGGTTAACGGAGGCAAAAAGCCCGGTGATCCTGCTCGGCGGCGGCGCCCAGCACTGCGCCAAGCCCGCAACCGAGCTGGCAGAAAAACTGGCAGCGCCGGTGTTTGAATCCCTCGCCGCCAAAGGCATCGTAGACGAGCAACATCCTCTGTGTGGCGGCGCCAACCTGAGCTTTGACTGTGTGCGCGAACGCGTAGAATCGGCGGATGTAGTGCTGGCGATTGCCACGGAACTCTCGGAAACCGACCGCAACCTGATGCGTGACAATTACCGCTTCAGCGGCAAACTGATCCGGGTCGACATCGACCCGGCGCAACTGGTGTGCAATGCGCAGCCGGATCTCGCAATCTGCGCGGATGCCGGGGCGACCTTGCAGGCGCTCGCAGCCGGTTTGCCCGACGCGGGCGAATCCCGCCGCCAGACGGCCGCTGCCGAAGTGGAGTCCCTGCGCCACGCCTGTCGCAGTGAGTGGTGGCCCGGCTCGGAGGGGCGCTTCCCCTGGGTGCTCGCACTGCGCGACGCCCTGCCCAAAGACGGCATTCTGGTAACCGATTCCACACAGCTGGCCTACAACACCAACCATGCGCTGCCATTGCACCAGCCGCGCAGCCACATCACCTGTACCACCGGCTACGGCACCCTGGGCTTTGCCCTGCCGGCCGCCATCGGTGCCGCCCTCGCCAGCCCGCGCCCGGTAATCGGGCTGATCGGCGACGGCGGGATCATGTTCACCCTGGGGGAACTGGCGGCGGCGGTAGAGCAGAAGCTGGCACTGCCCATACTGGTTTGGAACAACAGCGGCTACGGTGAAATTCGCGACTTTATGGATGAAGCCTCCGTTGAGCAGGAGGGGGTGAACTTGCATGCGCCAGACTTTGTAGCCCTCGCCAAGTCCTTCGGCGCCGAAGGATGCCGTATCGATCGCCCGGAGCAATTGTGCGCCGCCGTCGCTGAAGCATTCGAGCGCAAGGGACCAACGCTGATCGAAATTACCGCGCCTTGA
- a CDS encoding transporter substrate-binding domain-containing protein, whose translation MLFLCAFLVGCQDKPGDAGSAQQSPEEITKETDIHFQNYTETGDLSALKKRGTIRFITLATSEDDLLPRARIVTQKHYELAEALAKRLKLNPHWLAAASPADALEMIKSGRADVVVGNLTRTEERAQQFDLSEPITQSRQQLVTGRNGPDVARPDSLRNTVISIMEGSTYVDSARQLQEKIPGAKLEMRKLSKSDTVDRMIDNINQRENVVTIIDSNIVQGVLDYRSDLKAGVFVSDDEDIVWAMRKESPDLKLRINNFLTKKLVKAPQERKSDWPSIKKSRVIRFLTYNGPTSYFMWKGSLMGFDYDLAKSFAQKHNLELELIVVPHDQALTDWLQAGRGDFAGASTSITQERMAQGVDFTTPYIEMAAQVLSHGGKSEIKTLEDLNNRTLTLREFSIFEGIAKSLQENGIRVNVKVADPGVSLERIINMVADGKADATIADASAVEIAASLRKEVTAGPLVSDPIPQGWMVVKGNTSLKKRLNAFIKEYQTTQSFRKKVDYYFKPNAAGSEKIVQRLKPGEDLSPYDELAKQSARKFEFDWRLIVAQMWQESSFNPEAESPAGAQGLLQVMPRTAEEVGYSPPLFDPQRGIEAGVKYLSWIRDRFEPGISLEDRLWFSLAAYNAGIGHLYDAQRLAQELQLNPEVWFGNVEIAMLKLSEPRYFKGARYGYVRGAEPVQYVRNISQIYRAYTDITPGEIALQARYLPPYAHATSPRNNAHPKYPHTPSWKGIHAQPQRVPGSINTNAPWRP comes from the coding sequence ATGCTGTTCCTGTGCGCTTTCCTGGTCGGATGCCAGGACAAGCCCGGTGACGCTGGTAGCGCTCAACAGTCCCCGGAAGAAATCACAAAAGAAACGGACATACACTTTCAAAACTATACCGAAACCGGTGATCTAAGTGCCCTGAAAAAGCGAGGCACCATTCGATTCATCACACTGGCAACCTCCGAAGATGACCTGCTGCCGCGCGCCAGAATCGTCACCCAGAAGCACTACGAGTTGGCAGAGGCACTCGCCAAGCGGCTAAAGCTCAACCCCCACTGGCTAGCAGCAGCCTCCCCGGCCGACGCACTGGAAATGATCAAAAGTGGACGCGCGGATGTCGTTGTGGGCAATCTCACCCGGACGGAGGAACGCGCGCAGCAATTCGACCTCTCAGAGCCCATCACCCAATCCCGTCAACAGCTGGTGACCGGGCGCAATGGGCCCGATGTGGCGCGTCCAGACAGCCTGCGGAACACCGTCATCTCGATTATGGAAGGCAGCACCTATGTGGACTCGGCACGCCAGCTGCAGGAAAAAATCCCTGGCGCAAAACTGGAAATGCGCAAACTCAGTAAATCCGACACCGTCGATCGCATGATTGACAATATCAATCAACGGGAAAACGTTGTAACAATTATTGATAGCAATATCGTACAAGGCGTACTGGACTATCGCAGTGATTTGAAGGCCGGCGTTTTCGTTTCGGATGACGAGGACATCGTATGGGCGATGCGTAAAGAATCACCGGATTTGAAGTTGCGCATCAACAATTTTTTGACGAAGAAACTAGTAAAAGCTCCACAGGAAAGAAAGTCTGATTGGCCATCCATTAAAAAATCCAGAGTCATTCGCTTTCTCACCTACAACGGGCCCACCAGTTACTTCATGTGGAAAGGTTCGTTGATGGGCTTTGACTACGACCTGGCAAAGTCCTTTGCCCAAAAGCATAACCTAGAGCTGGAGCTGATCGTTGTCCCCCACGACCAGGCATTGACGGACTGGCTGCAAGCTGGCCGGGGAGACTTCGCCGGTGCATCCACATCGATCACACAAGAAAGAATGGCACAGGGAGTTGACTTCACCACGCCGTATATCGAGATGGCGGCACAGGTACTTTCTCATGGCGGAAAATCCGAGATCAAGACACTCGAAGACCTGAATAATCGAACGCTGACCCTGCGCGAATTTTCAATATTCGAAGGCATTGCCAAATCCCTTCAGGAAAACGGCATCCGGGTAAACGTAAAAGTCGCAGACCCCGGGGTAAGCCTCGAGCGGATTATCAATATGGTCGCCGACGGTAAAGCCGATGCAACCATCGCAGACGCCAGTGCCGTCGAGATTGCCGCATCGTTGCGGAAAGAAGTGACGGCGGGGCCGCTGGTGAGCGATCCCATTCCGCAGGGGTGGATGGTAGTCAAAGGCAATACTTCGCTGAAAAAACGCCTGAATGCTTTTATCAAAGAGTACCAGACCACTCAATCCTTCAGAAAAAAGGTCGACTACTACTTCAAGCCCAATGCCGCCGGCAGTGAAAAAATTGTGCAACGGCTCAAGCCCGGTGAAGACCTCTCCCCTTATGACGAACTGGCGAAGCAGTCCGCACGTAAATTCGAATTTGACTGGCGCCTCATCGTTGCCCAGATGTGGCAGGAGAGCAGCTTCAACCCAGAGGCCGAATCCCCGGCAGGTGCCCAGGGCCTGCTGCAGGTAATGCCTCGTACCGCCGAAGAAGTGGGCTACTCGCCCCCCCTATTCGATCCCCAGCGTGGCATTGAGGCAGGCGTCAAGTATCTGAGCTGGATCAGAGACCGCTTTGAGCCGGGAATCAGTTTAGAAGACCGTCTGTGGTTTTCACTGGCCGCCTATAACGCGGGCATTGGCCATCTGTACGATGCCCAAAGGCTCGCACAGGAACTGCAACTCAATCCAGAGGTTTGGTTTGGCAACGTGGAGATTGCGATGCTCAAGCTGTCAGAGCCACGCTACTTCAAGGGGGCGCGTTACGGTTACGTACGCGGCGCAGAGCCGGTCCAGTATGTGCGCAATATCAGTCAGATCTACCGCGCCTACACAGACATCACCCCGGGGGAAATTGCCCTGCAAGCACGCTACCTACCTCCGTATGCGCACGCAACGAGCCCTCGAAACAACGCGCATCCCAAGTACCCGCATACACCTTCGTGGAAAGGCATCCACGCACAACCGCAGCGGGTGCCAGGGTCAATAAATACGAACGCCCCCTGGCGACCTTAA